A stretch of the Nostoc sp. HK-01 genome encodes the following:
- a CDS encoding transposase and inactivated derivatives-like protein codes for MAGRFEGLSDLEWKLFEDIFPKEAEKKGRGMPHAPFRHVLNTLLYMLITGCRWCDVPTGEIWASKSAAHRWLQRWHKDGTLDNLQARILGIAEEKGLINWNYGAVDGSFSPWERWR; via the coding sequence ATGGCGGGGAGATTTGAAGGGTTAAGTGATCTTGAGTGGAAGCTGTTTGAAGATATATTTCCCAAGGAAGCAGAAAAGAAAGGGCGGGGAATGCCTCATGCACCATTTCGTCACGTACTGAATACCCTACTGTATATGTTGATAACAGGCTGTCGTTGGTGTGATGTTCCCACTGGAGAGATCTGGGCATCCAAGAGTGCCGCGCACAGATGGCTACAACGTTGGCACAAAGATGGCACATTAGATAATCTACAAGCGCGTATATTAGGCATTGCAGAAGAAAAAGGATTAATCAACTGGAACTACGGCGCAGTGGACGGGTCTTTTTCCCCCTGGGAAAGGTGGCGGTGA
- a CDS encoding ParB family protein, whose translation MARDRRMVEDFIFRDDINQTKATMPLSLIVLPKEELRYYIDPEEVDKIVASARKNGILEPLLVRPIPGSDKHEVVAGAKRYRASQILELAEVPVVIRSLSDEDALEIALIENFARSALTDLEETDGVVRLLAVKLKIVPPEVPPLLHHIQNQERGRTAANNVIGNDVIAIVQEVLTSLGNIKLDSFISNRLPLLNLPSDILEVLRQGKLETSKAKVIARVQDESIRKELLDDASAYNLSLSEIKRKIKEIEQQSQPETPSLKNQADETFRRLKKSNVWDDPKKKAKVEKLLAQLKALVEDDNPK comes from the coding sequence ATGGCAAGAGATAGAAGAATGGTAGAAGATTTTATCTTTAGGGATGATATCAACCAGACTAAGGCAACTATGCCCCTAAGTTTGATTGTGCTGCCCAAAGAAGAACTGCGGTATTACATCGACCCAGAAGAAGTAGACAAAATTGTTGCTTCTGCCAGAAAAAACGGCATTCTCGAACCACTCCTAGTCCGTCCTATCCCTGGCAGTGACAAACACGAAGTAGTAGCAGGGGCAAAACGCTACAGAGCTTCCCAGATTCTGGAACTAGCAGAAGTCCCTGTAGTTATCCGTTCTCTTAGTGATGAAGATGCTCTAGAAATTGCCCTGATTGAAAACTTTGCCCGTTCAGCACTCACTGACCTTGAAGAAACCGATGGAGTTGTGCGACTTTTGGCTGTTAAGTTGAAGATTGTACCTCCAGAAGTACCACCACTATTACATCACATTCAAAATCAAGAACGTGGTAGAACTGCTGCCAATAACGTTATTGGCAATGATGTAATTGCTATAGTGCAAGAAGTTCTAACCTCCCTCGGCAACATTAAGCTAGATTCATTTATCAGCAATCGTCTGCCATTGCTGAATTTACCCAGTGACATTTTAGAGGTATTACGTCAGGGGAAACTAGAGACAAGTAAAGCCAAAGTGATCGCACGAGTTCAAGATGAGTCAATAAGAAAAGAACTCTTAGATGATGCGAGCGCCTATAATCTCTCATTAAGCGAAATTAAGCGCAAAATTAAAGAAATTGAGCAGCAGTCTCAACCAGAGACTCCATCATTAAAAAACCAAGCTGATGAAACATTTCGGCGTTTAAAAAAATCCAACGTTTGGGATGATCCTAAGAAAAAAGCAAAGGTAGAAAAACTGTTGGCTCAATTAAAGGCACTGGTAGAAGATGACAACCCAAAGTGA
- the parA_1 gene encoding plasmid partitioning protein ParA yields MIIGLTNQKGGAGKTTVSGHLAYWLSQQGTVMIVDADAQQSSTNWMKDLQLPCKTMIDPDDLFDELPTLAEQYDAVVVDGPGSLSETTKAILSRCDLALVPCKPAGLDMHSTSKMVRILRQARELRSGMPHVGLFLNQAKKGTVLLKDAQRALSEKNTGFPLLKTMVYDLQVIADAPGQGTTVWGLPGATAKRAAKDFEALFTEALGVVNGKR; encoded by the coding sequence ATGATTATTGGGCTAACAAACCAGAAGGGGGGCGCTGGTAAAACTACTGTATCTGGTCATCTGGCATATTGGTTAAGCCAGCAGGGAACAGTGATGATTGTAGATGCAGATGCACAACAAAGCAGCACCAACTGGATGAAAGATCTGCAACTGCCCTGTAAAACAATGATTGACCCGGATGATTTATTTGATGAACTGCCGACTTTAGCAGAACAATATGATGCTGTAGTTGTAGACGGGCCAGGTAGCCTTAGTGAGACAACCAAGGCAATCTTATCTAGATGTGACCTGGCTTTAGTACCCTGTAAACCAGCCGGTCTAGATATGCACAGCACATCAAAAATGGTGAGGATTTTACGTCAGGCTAGAGAACTACGCTCTGGTATGCCCCATGTTGGTTTGTTTTTAAATCAGGCTAAAAAAGGAACTGTGTTACTCAAAGATGCTCAAAGAGCTTTATCAGAGAAAAATACGGGGTTTCCTCTACTAAAAACAATGGTGTATGACCTCCAGGTAATTGCTGATGCACCAGGGCAAGGAACAACTGTTTGGGGACTACCAGGAGCAACTGCCAAACGTGCCGCCAAAGATTTTGAGGCACTTTTTACCGAAGCTTTGGGGGTAGTCAATGGCAAGAGATAG